In Vanacampus margaritifer isolate UIUO_Vmar chromosome 18, RoL_Vmar_1.0, whole genome shotgun sequence, a genomic segment contains:
- the adrb1 gene encoding beta-1 adrenergic receptor, whose protein sequence is MGAVDPRNGTEPGGGGGGGEWVAGMSLLMALIVLAIVLGNTLVIVAIARTQRLQTRTNVFVVSLACADLIMGVLVVPFGAALQLRGAWDFGSFFCEFWISVDVLCVTASIETLCVIAVDRYVAITAPFRYQSLLTRARAKAAVCAVWGVSGLVSFLPILMHWSRDSAHAACYEDPACCDFVTNRAYAVASSVVSFYLPLLVMVFVYARVYREAKQQLRKIDRCEGRFHIHASGARCKRKPPRMAALREHKALKTLGIIMGTFTLCWLPFFVVNVLRVFGAELVDENLFVFLNWLGYANSAFNPVIYCRSPDFRRAFKRLLCRRPRPRRERMLHVSSCDLSRYSAGLVAAASSLEPGGGGGTLGLWTDCAGMDNSDSSLAGTGKLPGCESHF, encoded by the coding sequence ATGGGGGCCGTGGACCCCCGCAACGGCACGGAgcccggcggcggcggtggcggtggcgAGTGGGTGGCCGGCATGAGCCTCCTGATGGCGCTCATCGTGCTCGCCATCGTGCTGGGCAACACGCTGGTCATCGTGGCCATCGCCCGGACGCAGCGACTCCAAACCCGCACCAACGTGTTCGTGGTGTCCCTGGCGTGCGCCGACCTCATCATGGGcgtcctggtggtgcccttcggGGCCGCCCTGCAGCTGCGCGGCGCCTGGGACTTCGGCTCGTTCTTCTGCGAGTTCTGGATCTCCGTGGACGTGCTTTGCGTCACGGCCAGCATCGAGACGCTGTGCGTCATCGCCGTGGACCGCTACGTGGCCATCACGGCGCCGTTTCGATACCAGAGCTTGCTCACCAGAGCCCGGGCCAAGGCGGCGGTGTGCGCCGTGTGGGGGGTCTCGGGGCTCGTCTCCTTCCTGCCCATCCTCATGCACTGGTCCCGGGATAGCGCGCACGCGGCGTGCTACGAGGACCCGGCGTGCTGCGACTTCGTCACCAACCGCGCGTACGCCGTGGCGTCGTCCGTGGTGTCCTTCTACCTGCCCCTGCTGGTCATGGTGTTCGTGTACGCGCGCGTCTACCGCGAAGCCAAGCAGCAGCTGCGGAAGATCGACCGCTGCGAGGGCCGCTTCCACATCCACGCCAGCGGCGCGCGCTGCAAAAGGAAGCCGCCGCGCATGGCCGCGCTGCGGGAGCACAAAGCGCTCAAGACGCTGGGGATCATCATGGGGACCTTCACCCTGTGCTGGCTGCCCTTCTTCGTGGTCAACGTGCTGCGCGTTTTCGGCGCCGAGCTGGTGGACGAGAACTTGTTCGTCTTTCTCAACTGGCTGGGTTACGCCAATTCGGCCTTCAACCCGGTCATCTACTGCCGGAGTCCGGACTTCCGCAGGGCGTTCAAGAGGCTGCTGTGCCGCCGGCCCCGGCCGAGGAGGGAGCGCATGCTGCACGTCAGCTCGTGCGACCTGAGCCGCTACTCGGCGGGCTTGGTGGCGGCGGCGTCGTCACTGGAGCCCGGCGGGGGCGGAGGGACGCTCGGCCTGTGGACGGACTGCGCCGGGATGGACAATAGCGACAGCAGCCTGGCCGGAACCGGGAAGCTGCCTGGTTGCGAGTCCCATTTCTGA